A section of the Ornithinimicrobium sufpigmenti genome encodes:
- the cmk gene encoding (d)CMP kinase: MSASPLTVAIDGPSGSGKSSVSRALARDLGLAYLDTGAMYRALAWWALEQGLDLQDQALVAQAARDLPLRISTDPDEQAISVDGTDVAEAIRQTRISTQVSAVATNLDVRAELRRRQRQIIDEERARCGGIVVEGRDITTVVAPDAEHRILITASEEARLARRALEVHGSAGAEQLAATRDQVVRRDADDSTVSTFLEAADGVVALDTSALTLEQVIAAVHALVRGEAQTVPADPSTPHTPHPSTQPKHAQPAELSQQYEQSQEDR; this comes from the coding sequence GTGTCTGCGTCCCCCCTCACCGTCGCCATCGACGGGCCCAGCGGCTCCGGCAAGTCGTCGGTGTCCCGGGCCCTGGCCCGTGACCTCGGCCTGGCCTACCTCGACACCGGAGCGATGTACCGCGCTCTGGCCTGGTGGGCACTGGAGCAGGGCCTCGACCTGCAGGACCAGGCTCTGGTTGCGCAAGCTGCCCGGGACCTGCCGCTGCGCATCAGCACCGACCCCGACGAGCAGGCGATCAGCGTCGACGGCACCGACGTGGCCGAGGCGATCCGCCAGACGCGGATCAGCACGCAGGTCTCCGCGGTCGCCACGAACCTGGACGTGCGGGCCGAGCTGCGCCGGCGCCAGCGCCAGATCATCGACGAGGAACGCGCACGGTGCGGCGGCATCGTCGTCGAGGGACGCGACATCACCACCGTCGTTGCGCCGGACGCCGAGCACCGCATCCTCATCACCGCCTCCGAGGAGGCCCGCCTGGCCCGACGGGCGCTGGAGGTGCACGGCTCCGCCGGCGCCGAGCAGCTTGCCGCCACCCGCGACCAGGTGGTCCGCCGCGACGCCGACGACTCCACCGTCAGCACCTTCCTCGAGGCGGCCGACGGCGTCGTCGCCCTCGACACCTCAGCCCTCACCCTCGAGCAGGTGATCGCCGCGGTCCACGCCCTGGTGCGGGGCGAGGCGCAGACGGTCCCTGCCGACCCGAGCACACCCCATACCCCGCACCCTTCGACGCAGCCGAAGCACGCACAGCCTGCAGAGCTGTCCCAGCAGTACGAGCAGTCCCAGGAGGACCGATGA
- a CDS encoding sulfurtransferase produces the protein MTEQTDKIAAYAHPERLVTTEWLAQHLGDAGLVVLECNEDVLLYETGHLPGALKLDWHTDLNDPLTRDYVDGERFAQVMGQRGIGRDTTVVIYGDKSNWWAAYALWVMTLFGHEDVRLLDGGRAKWVAEGRELTTEAPQVTPVEYPVVERDDSQVRAFKDDVLAHLGRPMVDVRSPGEFSGDLLHMPDYPQEGAMRGGHIPGARSVPWARAANEDGTFKSRAELEAIYLQEQGLSADDDVVAYCRIGERSSHTWFVLTHLLGFEKVRNYDGSWTEWGNAVGTPVER, from the coding sequence ATGACCGAGCAGACCGACAAGATCGCCGCCTACGCCCATCCCGAGCGGCTGGTGACGACCGAGTGGCTCGCCCAGCACCTCGGCGACGCCGGCCTGGTGGTGCTGGAGTGCAACGAGGACGTGCTCCTCTACGAGACCGGCCACCTTCCCGGTGCCCTGAAGCTGGACTGGCACACCGACCTCAACGACCCGCTGACCCGTGACTACGTCGACGGTGAGCGGTTCGCCCAGGTGATGGGGCAGCGTGGGATCGGCCGGGACACCACCGTGGTCATCTACGGCGACAAGTCGAACTGGTGGGCCGCGTACGCCCTGTGGGTGATGACTCTCTTCGGGCACGAGGACGTCCGGCTGCTCGACGGCGGCCGGGCCAAGTGGGTCGCCGAGGGTCGCGAGCTGACCACCGAGGCGCCGCAGGTCACGCCGGTGGAGTACCCGGTCGTGGAGCGTGACGACTCCCAGGTGCGGGCCTTCAAGGACGACGTCCTGGCCCACCTGGGCCGGCCCATGGTCGACGTGCGCAGCCCGGGGGAGTTCTCCGGCGACCTGCTGCACATGCCGGACTACCCCCAGGAGGGCGCGATGCGCGGCGGTCACATCCCCGGCGCCAGGTCGGTCCCCTGGGCCAGGGCGGCCAATGAGGACGGCACCTTCAAGAGCCGTGCGGAGCTGGAGGCCATCTACCTGCAGGAGCAGGGTCTGTCCGCGGACGACGACGTGGTGGCCTACTGCCGCATCGGCGAGCGCTCCAGCCACACCTGGTTCGTGCTGACCCACCTGCTCGGTTTCGAGAAGGTGCGCAACTACGACGGCAGCTGGACCGAGTGGGGCAACGCCGTCGGCACCCCGGTGGAGCGCTGA
- a CDS encoding SufE family protein, which translates to MPSPDRLDDLPPNLAELAEDFHAVTQQERLQLLLELSRELPAPPERYAGKLDSMERVDECQSPLFLAVEVGEDPQRTVNLFFEAPPEAPTTRGFAGILHEGLDGLPAQEVLDVPDDAPYRFGLAEAVSPLRMRGMVGMLARIKRQVRLRVQSIDLAAGQES; encoded by the coding sequence ATGCCGTCCCCCGATCGTCTCGACGACCTGCCCCCCAACCTCGCGGAGCTGGCCGAGGACTTCCACGCGGTCACCCAGCAGGAGCGCCTGCAGCTGCTCCTCGAGCTCTCCCGCGAGCTGCCCGCCCCGCCCGAGCGCTACGCCGGCAAGCTGGACAGCATGGAGCGCGTCGATGAGTGCCAGTCGCCGCTGTTCCTCGCGGTCGAGGTCGGCGAGGACCCGCAGCGCACCGTGAACCTGTTCTTCGAGGCCCCGCCGGAGGCGCCGACGACACGGGGCTTCGCGGGGATCCTGCACGAGGGCCTGGACGGCCTGCCCGCTCAGGAGGTGCTCGACGTCCCCGACGACGCCCCCTACCGCTTCGGTCTGGCGGAGGCCGTCTCGCCGCTGCGGATGCGCGGGATGGTCGGCATGCTGGCGCGGATCAAGCGCCAGGTCCGGCTGCGCGTGCAGTCCATCGACCTGGCCGCAGGGCAGGAGAGCTGA
- the der gene encoding ribosome biogenesis GTPase Der: MSRTDDSGHSDDHEGLDGDDGFETEVEWTAGPDPEGPDAPELTDDEHGLETALRAGLAEFELSEEDLELVERGELGLEDLEEREFRPVVAVVGRPNVGKSSLVNRILGRREAVVEDVPGVTRDRVAYDAEWSGRRFTVVDTGGWEVDATGIHLRVAEQAEVAVELADVVIFVVDATVGATDTDEQVVRLLRRSGKPVVLAANKVDNQAQEADAAMLWSLGLGQPWPVSALHGRGSGDVLDAVLAVLPERSSVVGAYPRGGPRRVALLGRPNVGKSSLLNKLAGSERVVVDNVAGTTRDPVDELIELGGKTWRFVDTAGIRRRVHQARGADFYASLRTQAALEKAEVAVVLIDVSEPIAEQDIRVIQQVVDSGRALVVAYNKWDTMDEERQYYLEREIERELVQITWAPRVNISATTGRAVHKLVPALETALDSWDRRIPTGRLNAFLGEVVAGHPHPVRGGKQPRILFATQASTRPPKFVVFASGFIEAGYRRFLERRLREQFGFAGSPIEISVRVRERRGRR, translated from the coding sequence ATGAGCAGGACGGACGACAGCGGTCACAGCGACGACCACGAGGGCCTCGACGGGGACGACGGGTTCGAGACCGAGGTGGAGTGGACCGCCGGCCCCGACCCCGAGGGACCGGACGCGCCGGAGCTGACCGACGACGAGCACGGCCTGGAGACCGCGCTGCGAGCCGGCCTGGCGGAGTTCGAGCTCTCCGAGGAGGACCTCGAGCTCGTCGAGCGCGGCGAGCTGGGGCTCGAGGACCTCGAGGAGCGGGAGTTCCGCCCGGTCGTGGCCGTCGTGGGTCGGCCCAACGTCGGCAAGTCCAGCCTGGTCAACCGCATCCTGGGCCGTCGCGAGGCCGTGGTGGAGGATGTGCCGGGCGTGACCCGGGACCGGGTGGCCTACGACGCCGAGTGGTCGGGCCGCCGGTTCACCGTCGTCGACACCGGCGGCTGGGAGGTGGACGCCACCGGCATCCACCTGCGGGTCGCCGAGCAGGCCGAGGTCGCCGTCGAGCTGGCCGACGTGGTGATCTTCGTCGTCGACGCCACCGTCGGGGCGACCGACACCGACGAGCAGGTGGTCCGGTTGCTGCGCCGCTCGGGCAAGCCGGTCGTCCTGGCGGCGAACAAGGTCGACAACCAGGCCCAGGAGGCCGACGCAGCCATGCTGTGGAGCCTCGGGCTCGGGCAGCCGTGGCCGGTCTCGGCGCTGCACGGGCGCGGGTCGGGCGATGTGCTCGACGCCGTGCTCGCGGTGCTGCCGGAGCGGTCCTCGGTCGTGGGGGCCTACCCGCGCGGCGGACCGCGTCGGGTGGCGCTGCTGGGGCGGCCCAACGTGGGCAAGTCCTCACTGCTCAACAAGCTCGCCGGCAGTGAGCGCGTGGTGGTGGACAACGTGGCGGGCACCACCCGGGACCCGGTCGACGAGCTCATCGAGCTGGGCGGGAAGACCTGGCGGTTCGTCGACACCGCCGGCATCCGGCGCCGGGTCCACCAGGCCCGGGGGGCCGACTTCTACGCCTCGCTGCGCACCCAGGCCGCGCTGGAGAAGGCCGAGGTGGCCGTGGTGCTCATCGACGTCTCCGAGCCGATCGCCGAGCAGGACATCCGCGTGATCCAGCAGGTGGTCGACTCCGGTCGCGCCCTGGTCGTGGCCTACAACAAGTGGGACACCATGGACGAGGAGCGGCAGTACTACCTCGAGCGTGAGATCGAGCGCGAGCTGGTGCAGATCACCTGGGCCCCCCGCGTCAACATCTCGGCCACCACCGGACGGGCCGTGCACAAGCTGGTACCGGCCCTGGAGACGGCCCTGGACTCCTGGGACCGGCGGATCCCCACGGGCCGGCTCAACGCCTTCCTGGGCGAGGTCGTCGCCGGGCACCCGCACCCGGTGCGCGGCGGGAAGCAGCCGCGGATCCTCTTCGCCACCCAGGCCTCTACCCGCCCGCCGAAGTTCGTCGTCTTCGCCTCGGGCTTCATCGAGGCGGGGTACCGCCGGTTCCTTGAGCGCCGGCTGCGCGAGCAGTTCGGCTTCGCGGGCAGCCCGATCGAGATCTCGGTCCGGGTCCGCGAGCGTCGCGGGCGCCGGTAG
- a CDS encoding CDP-alcohol phosphatidyltransferase family protein codes for MGTGAGEDQAEQGQQRVLPVTDQIWTVPNLLSFFRLILVPVFIWLLVERELGWAALVLVVAGFSDFADGKIARHYGLVSRLGQVLDPIADRLYIAATLLGLAAVGAIPWWLVAVLVARDAFILSMYPVVRRHQLPIPKVSFIGKAATFNLLGGFPLILLGQLDGWWTVLCLATGWALTWWGTVLYWVAGLVYAWQVLDMVRQRRRQEVPV; via the coding sequence ATGGGTACGGGCGCGGGGGAGGACCAGGCGGAGCAGGGGCAGCAGCGCGTCCTGCCCGTCACCGACCAGATCTGGACGGTGCCCAACCTGTTGTCGTTCTTCCGGCTCATCCTCGTCCCCGTCTTCATCTGGCTCCTGGTCGAGCGCGAGCTGGGCTGGGCCGCGCTGGTGCTGGTGGTCGCCGGTTTCTCCGACTTCGCCGACGGCAAGATCGCCCGCCACTACGGCCTGGTCAGCCGCCTGGGTCAGGTCCTCGACCCGATCGCCGACCGTCTCTACATCGCCGCCACCCTGCTGGGTCTCGCCGCCGTCGGCGCCATCCCGTGGTGGCTGGTGGCGGTGCTCGTCGCCCGGGACGCCTTCATCCTGTCCATGTACCCCGTGGTGCGTCGTCATCAGCTGCCTATCCCCAAGGTCAGCTTTATCGGCAAGGCCGCCACCTTCAACCTGCTCGGGGGATTCCCACTCATCCTGCTGGGCCAGCTCGACGGCTGGTGGACGGTCCTGTGCCTGGCGACCGGGTGGGCCCTCACCTGGTGGGGCACCGTGCTCTACTGGGTCGCCGGTCTGGTCTACGCCTGGCAGGTGCTCGACATGGTCCGCCAGCGCCGGAGGCAGGAGGTGCCGGTATGA
- a CDS encoding DUF881 domain-containing protein: protein MKLPRARVEQTDGAPAPERDPAASMALLEEVLDPPVGPGYRSAADQRVEQGLPASSGTRTWLMLAVSTLLGLLFTAAATTLGAEDEAAAETRAQLVERIEAAQAAGDAQRETVEQLRADISALEQRAVDPEAATAGRGDPAGESQSSAARRIAAAGLEAGATAVQGPGVVVRLGDGTAVEGAPGEVVEPERINSRDIQLVVNGLWSAGAEALSVNGHRMTSTSAIRFAGKAIIVDFRGLTPPYEILAIGDPARLAEETSTGLVGAYLAELRGQLGLRAEVEQADQITIGAAERLTTRVSSVGTDDLPPDPSPEEPPPNGLPDARPDATPDPEEDER, encoded by the coding sequence ATGAAGCTGCCGCGCGCCCGCGTCGAGCAGACAGACGGCGCGCCCGCCCCGGAGCGTGATCCCGCCGCCTCGATGGCACTGCTCGAGGAGGTCCTGGACCCGCCGGTCGGTCCGGGCTACCGCTCGGCCGCGGACCAGCGGGTGGAGCAGGGCCTGCCCGCGTCCTCCGGCACCCGCACATGGCTCATGCTGGCCGTCAGCACCCTGCTCGGGCTGCTCTTCACCGCCGCCGCCACCACCCTGGGCGCCGAGGACGAGGCGGCCGCCGAGACCCGCGCCCAGCTCGTGGAGCGGATCGAGGCAGCCCAGGCGGCCGGCGACGCGCAGCGGGAGACGGTGGAGCAGCTGCGGGCCGACATCAGCGCCCTCGAGCAGCGCGCGGTGGACCCTGAGGCCGCCACCGCCGGTCGAGGCGATCCTGCGGGGGAGTCGCAGTCCTCGGCCGCCCGCCGGATCGCGGCGGCCGGGCTGGAAGCCGGAGCCACGGCCGTCCAGGGGCCGGGTGTCGTCGTGCGGCTGGGTGACGGGACGGCCGTCGAGGGCGCCCCGGGGGAGGTCGTCGAGCCCGAGCGGATCAACTCCCGCGACATCCAGCTCGTGGTCAACGGCCTCTGGTCGGCCGGGGCCGAGGCCCTCTCGGTCAACGGCCACCGGATGACCAGCACCTCGGCCATCCGCTTCGCCGGCAAGGCGATCATCGTCGACTTCCGCGGCCTGACCCCGCCCTACGAGATCCTCGCGATCGGTGACCCCGCCCGGCTCGCCGAGGAGACCAGCACCGGCCTGGTCGGGGCCTACCTCGCCGAGCTGCGCGGCCAGCTCGGACTGCGGGCCGAGGTCGAGCAGGCCGACCAGATCACCATCGGTGCGGCCGAGCGGCTCACCACCCGCGTCAGCTCGGTCGGCACCGACGACCTGCCGCCCGACCCCTCGCCGGAGGAGCCGCCCCCCAACGGCCTACCGGATGCCAGACCGGACGCCACACCAGACCCAGAGGAGGACGAACGATGA
- a CDS encoding small basic family protein, producing the protein MIPVLGLVVGILLGLVLGPEVPLWMQPYLPIAVIAALDAVFGATRASLEGIFNDRVFVISILSNVVVAALIVFLGNQLGVGAQLSTGVVVVLGLRIFSNVAAIRRHLLGA; encoded by the coding sequence ATGATCCCCGTGCTCGGACTGGTGGTGGGCATCCTGCTCGGGCTGGTCCTCGGCCCGGAGGTGCCGCTGTGGATGCAGCCCTACCTGCCGATCGCCGTGATCGCCGCCCTCGATGCCGTCTTCGGCGCCACCCGGGCCTCGTTGGAGGGCATCTTCAACGACCGCGTCTTCGTCATCTCGATCCTCTCCAACGTCGTGGTCGCCGCCCTGATCGTCTTCCTCGGCAACCAGCTCGGTGTCGGGGCGCAGCTGTCCACCGGCGTCGTCGTCGTGCTCGGCCTGCGCATCTTCTCCAACGTCGCGGCGATCCGACGGCACCTGCTGGGGGCCTGA
- a CDS encoding DUF881 domain-containing protein — MEERATRPPRFRRLRRTGTPTVQQARQRLLALGRFRLGRGPLVAALLLALLGVGLVAQVRVTDEAGLDQLRQTELVALLDDATNRVLSLQEEVRTLEADRARLQGSQGDEAAARAAQERLESYQILAGLVPVRGPGITMHVYDPGAVVTQTMLLDGIQELRDAGAEAIQIGGVRVVASSWVGTDPDGRLTIDGRLILPPYTIVAIGDSHTLAGAMAIPGGFTDSLRGAGASVTVTEAPAVQVEALHEARPPRYAQPVPAEQTP, encoded by the coding sequence ATGGAGGAGCGAGCCACCCGCCCGCCCCGGTTCCGGCGGCTGCGGCGCACCGGCACACCCACGGTGCAGCAGGCGCGCCAGCGGTTGCTCGCCCTGGGCCGGTTCCGGCTCGGTCGCGGGCCGCTGGTCGCCGCGCTGCTGCTGGCGCTGCTCGGGGTTGGACTGGTCGCCCAGGTGCGGGTCACCGACGAGGCGGGCCTGGACCAGCTGCGTCAGACCGAGCTGGTCGCCCTGCTCGACGACGCCACCAACCGCGTGCTGTCGCTGCAGGAGGAGGTCCGCACCCTGGAGGCCGACCGGGCCCGGCTGCAGGGTAGCCAGGGCGACGAGGCTGCGGCCCGCGCCGCCCAGGAACGCCTGGAGTCCTACCAGATCCTCGCCGGTCTGGTGCCGGTCCGGGGGCCGGGGATCACCATGCACGTCTACGACCCGGGCGCGGTCGTCACCCAGACGATGCTGCTGGACGGGATCCAGGAGCTGCGCGACGCCGGGGCCGAGGCGATCCAGATCGGCGGCGTCCGGGTGGTGGCCTCCAGCTGGGTGGGGACCGACCCCGACGGCCGGCTGACCATCGACGGGCGGCTGATCCTGCCGCCGTACACGATCGTGGCCATCGGCGACTCGCACACCCTGGCGGGCGCGATGGCCATCCCCGGCGGTTTCACCGACAGCCTGCGGGGGGCCGGGGCCTCGGTGACCGTCACCGAGGCGCCGGCCGTCCAGGTCGAGGCATTGCACGAGGCCAGACCACCTCGTTACGCTCAACCTGTCCCCGCGGAGCAGACCCCGTAG
- the gcvH gene encoding glycine cleavage system protein GcvH, with amino-acid sequence MSTLEYPDDLRYTSDHEWVKDHGDGVVRIGITAYAQDALGDVVYVSLPTVGDTVAVGDSVGEVESTKSVSDIYAPLAGEITAVNDSLDATPELINSDSYGEGWMYELRLEDPAALQDLLDAEGYQAQLD; translated from the coding sequence ATGAGCACCCTGGAATACCCCGACGACCTGCGCTACACCAGCGACCACGAGTGGGTCAAGGACCACGGTGACGGTGTGGTGCGCATCGGCATCACCGCCTACGCCCAGGACGCCCTCGGCGACGTCGTCTACGTCTCCCTGCCGACGGTCGGCGACACCGTGGCGGTGGGCGATTCCGTTGGCGAGGTGGAGTCCACCAAGTCGGTCAGCGACATCTACGCGCCGCTGGCCGGCGAGATCACCGCCGTCAACGACTCCCTGGACGCGACCCCGGAGCTGATCAACAGCGACAGCTACGGCGAGGGCTGGATGTACGAGCTGCGGCTCGAGGACCCGGCTGCGCTGCAGGACCTCCTGGACGCCGAGGGCTACCAGGCCCAGCTGGACTGA
- a CDS encoding FHA domain-containing protein has product MSDRDREHHDVGGDPSTARLPHGGALPAADYSFDDELPRLSPEDQRTVDALRPGTALLIVLRGPNTGARFLLDADEVSSGRHPHSDIFLDDVTVSRRHAVFVKHEQGYAVRDVGSLNGTYVNRQRIDEQVLAQGDEVQIGKFRLVYYRGRS; this is encoded by the coding sequence GTGAGCGACCGTGACCGCGAGCACCACGATGTTGGCGGTGACCCATCGACGGCCCGGTTGCCGCACGGTGGTGCGCTGCCGGCAGCCGACTACTCCTTCGACGACGAGCTGCCCCGGCTCTCGCCCGAGGACCAGCGCACGGTCGACGCCCTCCGTCCCGGCACCGCCCTGCTCATCGTGCTGCGCGGCCCCAACACCGGCGCCCGGTTCCTCCTCGATGCCGACGAGGTCTCCTCGGGTCGGCACCCGCACAGCGACATCTTCCTCGACGACGTGACCGTGTCCCGGCGGCACGCGGTCTTCGTCAAGCACGAGCAGGGGTATGCCGTGCGCGACGTGGGATCGCTGAACGGCACCTACGTCAACCGGCAGCGGATCGACGAGCAGGTCCTCGCCCAGGGCGACGAGGTCCAGATCGGCAAGTTCCGGCTGGTCTACTACCGCGGCCGGTCGTGA
- a CDS encoding MerR family transcriptional regulator, which produces MSSAARAEQPGRSTDGVSIGAVLRELHEDFPDLTQSKIRYLETEGLISPERRASGYRLFTRADIARLRFILTAQRDRFWPHKVIKDALDRLDRGLDVPGLTTPAEPVGEQDASPAPAPRAEAEPDQGATLGDLSAAALRRRRSIRLTPLELRERTGLDQGTYAQLKAFGLLRTDAAGRHHADDLDVATAAAALAGYGLEARHLRLFRVAADREVGLTQQILEPLRRRHARTGQGADPADVEAELLAHSLALHVALVRSGLSQSR; this is translated from the coding sequence GTGAGCTCGGCCGCGCGCGCCGAGCAGCCCGGCCGCAGCACCGACGGCGTCTCCATCGGCGCCGTCCTGCGCGAGCTGCACGAGGACTTCCCTGACCTGACCCAGTCCAAGATCCGTTACCTGGAGACCGAGGGGCTGATCAGCCCGGAGCGGCGGGCCTCCGGCTACCGGCTGTTCACCCGCGCCGACATCGCCCGCCTGCGCTTCATCCTCACCGCCCAGCGCGACCGGTTCTGGCCGCACAAGGTGATCAAGGACGCCCTCGACCGGCTGGACCGGGGCCTCGACGTGCCCGGTCTCACCACGCCCGCCGAGCCCGTCGGCGAGCAGGACGCCAGCCCCGCCCCCGCGCCGCGTGCGGAGGCCGAGCCGGACCAGGGGGCCACCCTGGGCGACCTCAGCGCGGCCGCCCTGCGGCGGCGCCGCTCCATCCGGCTGACCCCGTTGGAGCTGCGCGAGCGCACCGGCCTGGACCAGGGCACCTACGCCCAGCTCAAGGCCTTCGGCCTGCTGCGCACCGACGCCGCCGGCCGGCACCACGCCGACGACCTCGACGTCGCGACCGCGGCCGCGGCCCTGGCCGGGTACGGGCTGGAGGCCCGCCACCTGCGCCTCTTCCGCGTCGCCGCGGACCGTGAGGTCGGCCTGACCCAGCAGATCCTGGAGCCCCTGCGTCGTCGGCACGCCCGGACGGGCCAGGGCGCTGACCCCGCGGACGTCGAGGCCGAGCTGCTGGCCCACTCCCTGGCGCTGCACGTGGCGCTGGTCCGCTCCGGCCTCTCCCAGAGCCGCTGA
- a CDS encoding bifunctional nuclease family protein — MKELDVLGVRVEMPTNSPIVLLRERDGQRYVPIWIGAPEATAIAYAQQGVEPPRPLTHDLMVSMIEALGRRLEKVHITKLERDGTGSGGIFYADLYFDGGTVLSARPSDAIALALRAATPILAPEELLDEVGVTMAVEEEDEVERFRAFLDNVSAEDFEE; from the coding sequence GTGAAAGAGCTCGACGTCCTAGGGGTCCGGGTCGAGATGCCGACCAACAGCCCGATCGTGCTGCTGCGCGAGCGCGACGGGCAGCGTTACGTCCCGATCTGGATCGGGGCTCCGGAAGCCACCGCGATCGCCTACGCCCAGCAGGGCGTCGAGCCGCCGCGGCCGCTCACCCACGACCTGATGGTCTCGATGATCGAGGCCCTGGGCCGACGCCTGGAGAAGGTGCACATCACCAAGCTGGAGCGCGACGGCACCGGCTCGGGCGGGATCTTCTACGCCGACCTCTACTTCGACGGTGGCACCGTGCTCTCCGCCCGGCCCTCGGACGCCATCGCCCTGGCGCTGCGCGCCGCCACCCCGATCCTGGCCCCCGAGGAGCTGCTCGACGAGGTCGGCGTCACCATGGCCGTCGAGGAGGAGGACGAGGTCGAGCGCTTCCGCGCCTTCCTGGACAACGTCTCCGCCGAGGACTTCGAGGAATGA
- a CDS encoding MerR family transcriptional regulator has translation MRGGPVSAGVDVPGGTERQVPAQGLLFTQDTPALDESIGYRGPTACGAAGVTYRQLDYWARTGLVEPSVRNPSGSGTQRLYSFRDILVLKIIKRLLDTGVSLQQIRVAVTALRERGVQDLARITLMSDGASVYECTSDDEVIDLVRGGQGVFGIAVGSVWREVEGQLAELPSERTDQVPADHPGDELSARRRARKTS, from the coding sequence ATGCGAGGAGGACCGGTGAGCGCTGGCGTCGATGTACCCGGTGGCACCGAGCGGCAGGTCCCGGCCCAGGGGCTGCTGTTCACCCAGGACACCCCCGCACTGGACGAGAGCATCGGCTACCGCGGGCCCACGGCCTGCGGCGCCGCTGGCGTGACCTACCGCCAGCTGGACTACTGGGCCCGCACCGGCCTGGTCGAGCCCTCCGTGCGCAACCCCTCCGGGTCCGGCACCCAGCGGCTCTACAGCTTCCGCGACATCCTGGTGCTGAAGATCATCAAGCGTCTGCTCGACACCGGGGTCTCGCTGCAGCAGATCCGCGTCGCCGTCACCGCGCTCCGCGAGCGGGGCGTGCAGGACCTGGCCCGGATCACCCTGATGAGCGACGGCGCGAGCGTCTACGAGTGCACCAGCGACGATGAGGTCATCGACCTCGTGCGGGGCGGCCAGGGCGTCTTCGGTATCGCGGTGGGCAGCGTGTGGCGCGAGGTCGAGGGCCAGCTGGCCGAGCTGCCCAGCGAGCGGACCGACCAGGTCCCGGCCGATCACCCCGGTGACGAGCTCTCCGCCCGGCGCCGCGCCCGCAAGACCTCCTGA